From the genome of Sphingobacterium sp. UGAL515B_05:
TTGACTTCGGACCCGTTTTCGGATGCCCGTCCATCCTACTTCCATAAATCCCTAGGAGGATACCATGCGGCAAAATTAATGCGCTTCCAGGAAATTTTGGAAAATCAATTTAATGGTGCCCTCAATGAAGATGTGTTGGATATGTTTAATGTGCGTTACCTGATTACAACAGATCCTCAAAATCAATCACAGCGTATTGTGCGGAGAAGTACCGCGGCAGGAAATGCCTGGTTTGTGGATCGGGTAAGTTTTGTGAAAGGAAATGCCGAGGAGATGCAGGCTATCAGTTCGTTTGATCCGCATAAAGAAGCTTTTGTCAACCAGCAATATCAAAATGAAGTAAAAGCGAAGACTTCGAATGCGTCTACATCAGGCGAGATTAAGTTGACATCTTACCATCCGGATAAAATGCAATATGAATATACGGCTGCCAATGATGCCTTTGCTGTGTTTTCTGAAGTATTTTATGATAAAGGATGGAAAGCCTATGTGGATGGAAAGGAAACGCCAATTATCCGTGCGGATTATATCCTAAGAGCACTGCAGTTGCCAGCAGGTACACATAAGGTAGAATTTATCTTCGATCCTGAATCGCACAAAATGGGTAATCTATTGACTTTGATCTCCTCTATCATCCTCGTCGCAGGATTGGGAGCCGCTATATATTTCTCGTTTAAAAGAAATAAAAAAGAAACAGCGGCTTAAAGCTGTTTCTTTTCGAAGCATTTTAGAGCTTTAGAATAATTTGAGCTGCGGATCGGTTATTCTAAAGCTCTTTCTATGATGCGGAGTGGAACCGTGTGCCAATACGGCTGTTCGGTGCTTAACCGTCGGATACCCTTTGTTGTTGAGCCAGTCGTAGTCGGGATAATCCAAGGCGATGTTGTCCATGTATTCATCCCGGTAAGTTTTAGCCAGAATCGAAGCTGCGGCAATCGATAGATATTTCCCATCGCCCTTGATGATACATGTATGTGGTATTTGCTGATATGGAATAAACTTATTCCCATCAACAATAATGTACTCGGCTTTGGTCTTTAAGAGATCAAGTGCTTTGTGCATCGCCAAGTAGCTCGCATTGTGAATATTTATGCGATCTATTTCTTCTGCTGAAACGCTCGCAACGGCATAAGCAAGGGCTTCGCGCTCAATGATGGGGCGTAAAGCCATCCTCTTTTTTTCACTAAGTTGTTTGGAGTCATTAAGAAGTTCGTGATGATAGTCTGTCGGGAAAATCACTGCCGCAGCGAAAACCGGGCCTGCCAGACAACCCCTTCCGGCTTCGTCACAGCCGGCCTCTATCCACTGCTCCTGATAATATGATAATAGCATGTTCAGTTCTTTAAAATAGCCGAAAATACAAATAAATTTAGAGTTATCTATTGTAACTTCTGTGTGAATATCGCCCGTTTACATTAATTAACACTAATAATGTCTTCTTTTGTAAAGATTTAGAGCGCTAGACTATTAAACCGTGGGAATAATCTCCATTAACAAAATAAAAGTTTGTTCTTGTCTAGGCCACATTGTTTCAAATTAAACTTGAGCAATAGTTTTAGAGTCAAAGATTTATCAATTATAGAAATATAAAAATACGTATTATGAGAGGCTTTATGCTTTTTTTGTTTAGTATGTTGATGGGATGGACCGTTTACGGCCAGACGAAGAGCGTACAGGGAATGTTGAAGGACGACAAGAATCGAATTGTTGCTGGGGCAACGGTGAAATTAACGTCAAAATTGGATTCTATGACGACAGGATCCAATATGGCCGGGATCTTTATCTTTGATAAGGTCAAGGCCGATACCTTTAAAATTACGGTTTCAAACCTTGGATTCGAACGTTTTGAGCAAGAATTTAGTATCCCCAAAGGCGAATCAAAACACATTATTCCAAGTTTGACTTTGCAACAGAATTCACAGATGCTGGAGGAAGTCGTTGTTGATGGTGTGCCTACGGTGGTTGTCAAAAGTGATACCCTCGAATATACGATGAAAGATCTGAAGTTGCGTGATGGGGCAGTTGCCGAGGACGCTTTGAAAAAATTACAAGGGGTCGAAGTCGATAAAGACGGTAATGTAACGGCACAAGGGGAGTCTGTCAAGCGAGTTCGTATAAATGGAAAGGATTTCTTTGGTGGGGATGTCAAGACAGCAACACAGAATCTACCGGCAAATATTATCCAAAAAATGCAGGTGATTGATGATTATGGCGATATGGCCAATGTCACTGGCAATAAAACGGGTGATTCAGAAAAAGTATTAAATATTCAGATTGATCCAAAATACAATACAGGACACATGACTACCCTACGGGCTGGCGTGGGAACCGAAGATCGCTACCAGGCTACAGGGATGTGGATGGGAATGCGCGAAGGCGAACAGATTTCTGTATTGGGAAATTTAAACAATACCAATGCGCCTTTATTTGATTTTAGTACTGTAGGTGGCGGTGCGCGTCGTGGCCAAGGTGGCGGCGGTCGCCGTGGCGGCGGGATGTTTGGCGGTTCGGACGGTTTGACAAAAATTGGTTCCATAGGACTGAATTATCGCAAAGACTTTAGTGATAAACTGACCGTTTATGGTAGCTATAGTTTTAGCCATAGCAACAATACAACACTATCCCAACGTTTTCAGGAAAATACATTACCTAATATTATGCAGACGGACAGTGTGACATCCAATTCGAACACGGTTGGCGATAGCCATCGTTTTGAGGCAAATGTCGAATGGAAGCCTACAACAAAAGATTATATCAAAATTTCGCCCCAGTTTGGTTACGACAATAGTGATGTAACGACAGGAACCAATTCAATCACTTACCGCAGTGGAGTATTTAATAATTCACAAGTCCAAGATATTGTTGCAAATTCCTCCGCACCGAGATTTGGAATTAGTGGATTGTACAACCATAAGTTCAATGATAAAGGGCGGAATGTTTTTGTCAACATGAACTTCAACAATGCAAAAACAACGAAAGATCAAAACGCAATTTTAGACAGATTATTGGCAGATCCCAACAATGCGAATACTCCTTTAGATTCGATTTATGAAAGGACAATTCTGGAAGCAAATAATAAAAGTTGGAATGGCGGGGCTTCGGTGAATTATACAGAACCGGTTTCTGAAAAGGGAAAAGTCGAATTTACCTATGACTTTAACAAAAATAAGTATGACAATTCGAACAAACAACAAGGATTTGATCGTGATGGAAACCTTATAGCAGAAGATCCGAAGTTGAATTTTGATTACAATTATGATTACTCCTTTACGACACATAAGATAGGTGCAAACTATTTGTATAGCGACGATAAAATAACCTATTCCATTGGGGCAGCGGCCCAGCCTTCTCAATTGAGCGGCGATGCGATCAGTTCGGGATTAGTGGTTCCAATTCATCGGAACAACATGAACTGGATGCCTATTGCCCGGTTTGAGTATAAGTTCTCCCGACAATCCAATATCTCTGTCAATTATTCGGGAACACCAAATGAACCTTCAGTAACGCAGATCTTGCCATTTGATATGAGTACAAACCGGACCAGTATTGTGATCGGTAATGCAAACTTGAATCCAGAGTTCAGCCATCAATTGAATATACGGTTCCGTAAGAATGATTTCCAAAAAGGAAACAATTTTTTTGCGTTCGTTAATGCCGGTTTGACTAACAACAAGATTGTGAGCTTGAGCAAAAGCTATTTTGATGATTTAATGGATTATCAAACAGGACAGACAAACTCAACCTTAGTTTCTGAAACACGTTACTTAAATGAAAAAAGTGATAAACCTTTTAATGTGAATTCTTTTTACCACTATGGAAAATCATTGAAAGAAAAAACATATAATATTATGTTGATGGGGGGGATATCCTACAGCAAAACTATGGGTTATATATCTACTGAAAAGGACGATAACATCGGCCAAAAGAACGTAGCACGAAATATCGTGCTGAATCAAGGTTTGATGTTTAGATATAACCCTTCGGAAAACCTAGAAATTAATCCAGGAGTACGTTATCAATTTAATCATACGGAGAACTCATTGACTAATCGTAATACGAATGTTTCGTCCTGGACACCGACCTTAATTGGGTCGGTCAATATTACAAAAACAACCATTTTCGGAGCAGATTTATCCAAACAATTCAATAATGGTTATGGTGCCGGCATTAATGCAAATCCTTTTGTCATAAATACCTACCTCGAGCAGAAGTTCTTGAGTCAACAACGTGGTACTGTACGTTTACAGGCGTTTGATTTATTAAACCAGCAAACGAATGTTTCCAGAACATTCAATGAATCTATGATTACAGATAGCCGTACCAACCGTTTGGGACGATATTTTATGATTTTGTTTACCTATAAATTCCAGAAATTTGCGATGGGAAATCCAGAAGGAGAGAACAGATTTCCGGGCGGAATGAGACCTCCGCGTATGTAATCTGGTTTAGATAGCTATAAAAACGGTCATAGTGATTTCGCTATGACCGTTTTGCATTTAAAAATGCCTAGTTTTGTGACGGCTTCATGTGGCCTACGGTTTGAAGATTGAGCAAAGTGGTGAAAAATGTAAGATTTTATATTTTTTGTTTTAGGGGAGATCGTCAGGATTAATGGGCGCACAAAAATAGATAAACTAAAAGAAGCTACAGCAAGTTTGTACTGCATGGAATACGAAATTATTAGACTTTCAAACGGAATACGCGTAGTATTTCAATATCAAAATTTACCGGTTACACATGTCTGCATGGTCATCAACGCGGGGTCTCGGGACGAGTCTGCAGGAAAATATGGTGTAGCCCATTTTATTGAGCATCTTCTATTCAAACGAACAGAAAGACGCTCTACACAACAGATTATAAATCATTTGGAAT
Proteins encoded in this window:
- a CDS encoding ribonuclease HII, whose translation is MLLSYYQEQWIEAGCDEAGRGCLAGPVFAAAVIFPTDYHHELLNDSKQLSEKKRMALRPIIEREALAYAVASVSAEEIDRINIHNASYLAMHKALDLLKTKAEYIIVDGNKFIPYQQIPHTCIIKGDGKYLSIAAASILAKTYRDEYMDNIALDYPDYDWLNNKGYPTVKHRTAVLAHGSTPHHRKSFRITDPQLKLF
- a CDS encoding outer membrane beta-barrel protein, which gives rise to MRGFMLFLFSMLMGWTVYGQTKSVQGMLKDDKNRIVAGATVKLTSKLDSMTTGSNMAGIFIFDKVKADTFKITVSNLGFERFEQEFSIPKGESKHIIPSLTLQQNSQMLEEVVVDGVPTVVVKSDTLEYTMKDLKLRDGAVAEDALKKLQGVEVDKDGNVTAQGESVKRVRINGKDFFGGDVKTATQNLPANIIQKMQVIDDYGDMANVTGNKTGDSEKVLNIQIDPKYNTGHMTTLRAGVGTEDRYQATGMWMGMREGEQISVLGNLNNTNAPLFDFSTVGGGARRGQGGGGRRGGGMFGGSDGLTKIGSIGLNYRKDFSDKLTVYGSYSFSHSNNTTLSQRFQENTLPNIMQTDSVTSNSNTVGDSHRFEANVEWKPTTKDYIKISPQFGYDNSDVTTGTNSITYRSGVFNNSQVQDIVANSSAPRFGISGLYNHKFNDKGRNVFVNMNFNNAKTTKDQNAILDRLLADPNNANTPLDSIYERTILEANNKSWNGGASVNYTEPVSEKGKVEFTYDFNKNKYDNSNKQQGFDRDGNLIAEDPKLNFDYNYDYSFTTHKIGANYLYSDDKITYSIGAAAQPSQLSGDAISSGLVVPIHRNNMNWMPIARFEYKFSRQSNISVNYSGTPNEPSVTQILPFDMSTNRTSIVIGNANLNPEFSHQLNIRFRKNDFQKGNNFFAFVNAGLTNNKIVSLSKSYFDDLMDYQTGQTNSTLVSETRYLNEKSDKPFNVNSFYHYGKSLKEKTYNIMLMGGISYSKTMGYISTEKDDNIGQKNVARNIVLNQGLMFRYNPSENLEINPGVRYQFNHTENSLTNRNTNVSSWTPTLIGSVNITKTTIFGADLSKQFNNGYGAGINANPFVINTYLEQKFLSQQRGTVRLQAFDLLNQQTNVSRTFNESMITDSRTNRLGRYFMILFTYKFQKFAMGNPEGENRFPGGMRPPRM